In Oryza brachyantha chromosome 1, ObraRS2, whole genome shotgun sequence, the following are encoded in one genomic region:
- the LOC121053318 gene encoding uncharacterized protein LOC121053318 → MGAGMVDPPGGRLLDEAGKIRRIAGDIALSVFGGIFTGCIIIMVLQAFINSRAAPHFFLRIVGVEGLDPSAASSPTADADHVAPPAFRLAIDVAGVREGYAACVGGNCPSMLRVSFHGMVLAWGAVPPFCIDGKQLRQQGRDGAADGVAAVYARAESAVLREELHGMIRSEQHIMGKVNFDVDGYVARLGYLRCKTHFFEGEQSPLYSCEVRKAYIY, encoded by the coding sequence ATGGGTGCAGGCATGGTTGATCCTCCGGGCGGCCGCTTGCTTGACGAGGCGGGCAAGATCCGACGCATCGCCGGCGACATCGCACTGTCGGTCTTCGGAGGCATTTTCACCGggtgcatcatcatcatggtGTTACAGGCGTTCATCAacagccgcgccgccccgcacTTCTTCCTCCGCATCGTCGGAGTTGAGGGGCTCGAccccagcgccgcctcctcgcccaccGCCGACGCTGATCATGTAGCGCCACCGGCTTTTCGCCTCGCCATCGACGTGGCCGGGGTACGGGAGGGCTACGCGGCCTGCGTCGGGGGCAACTGTCCGTCCATGCTGCGTGTCTCGTTCCATGGCATGGTCCTTGCGTGgggcgccgtgccgccgttcTGCATCGACGGAAAGCAGCTGCGGCAGCAAGGGCGGGACGGCGCTGCCGACGGCGTGGCCGCCGTGTACGCCAGGGCGGAAAGCGCCGTGCTGCGGGAGGAGCTGCACGGCATGATACGTAGCGAGCAACACATCATGGGGAAAGTGAACTTCGACGTGGATGGTTACGTGGCCAGGCTAGGGTATCTCAGGTGTAAGACCCATTTCTTCGAGGGAGAGCAGAGCCC